Proteins from one Panthera leo isolate Ple1 chromosome D1, P.leo_Ple1_pat1.1, whole genome shotgun sequence genomic window:
- the CXCR5 gene encoding C-X-C chemokine receptor type 5 codes for MNYPLTLDMDLINYNLEDMYKELGNYSDSTESPAVENHLCSTAEGPLLSSFKAVFMPVAYGLIFLLGMMGNILVLVILERHRQTRSSTETFLFHLAVADLLLVFILPFAVVEGSVGWLLGTFLCKTVIALHKINFYCSSLLLACIAVDRYLAIVHAVHAYRHRRLLSIHITCATIWLAGIFFALPEILFAKVSRLHRNDSLPRCTFSQENRAETNAWFTSRFLYHLGGFLLPMLVMAWCYVGVVHRLCQAQRRPQRQKAVRVAILVTSVFFLCWSPYHVVIFLDTLARLKTVSNSCELNGYLSVAITMSEFLGVAHCCLNPMLYTFAGVKFRSDLSRLLTKLGCAGPASLCQFFPTWRKSSLSESENATSLTTF; via the exons ATGAACTACCCCTTAACCCTGGACATGGACCTTATCAACTACAACCTGGAGGACATG TACAAGGAACTAGGCAACTACAGCGACAGCACGGAGAGCCCCGCGGTGGAAAATCACCTCTGCTCCACAGCGGAGGGGCCCCTCCTGTCCTCCTTCAAGGCCGTGTTCATGCCAGTGGCCTACGGCCTCATCTTCCTCCTGGGGATGATGGGCAACATCCTGGTGCTGGTGATCCTGGAACGCCACCGGCAAACCCGCAGCTCCACTGAGACCTTCCTGTTCCACCTGGCCGTGGCCGACCTCCTCCTGGTCTTCATCCTGCCTTTTGCCGTGGTCGAGGGCTCCGTGGGCTGGCTCCTGGGCACTTTCCTCTGCAAAACTGTGATCGCCCTGCACAAGATCAACTTCTACTGCAGCAGCCTGCTCCTGGCCTGCATCGCCGTGGACCGCTACCTGGCCATCGTCCACGCCGTCCACGCCTACCGCCACCGCCGCCTCCTCTCCATCCACATCACCTGTGCCACCATCTGGCTGGCGGGCATCTTCTTCGCCTTGCCCGAAATCCTCTTCGCCAAAGTGAGCCGCCTCCATCGCAACGACTCTCTGCCGCGCTGTACCTTCTCTCAGGAGAACCGAGCTGAAACCAACGCCTGGTTCACCTCCCGCTTCCTCTACCACCTCGGGGGCTTCCTACTGCCCATGCTGGTGATGGCCTGGTGCTACGTAGGAGTGGTGCACCGGCTGTGCCAGGCCCAGCGGCGCCCTCAGAGGCAGAAGGCGGTCAGGGTGGCCATCCTGGTGACGagtgtcttctttctctgttgGTCACCCTACCACGTCGTCATCTTCCTGGACACCCTGGCGAGGCTGAAGACCGTGAGCAACAGCTGTGAGCTGAACGGCTACCTCTCCGTGGCCATCACCATGAGCGAGTTCCTGGGCGTGGCCCACTGCTGTCTCAATCCCATGCTCTACACGTTCGCGGGCGTCAAGTTCCGTAGTGACCTGTCGCGCCTCCTGACCAAGCTGGGCTGTGCCGGCCCCGCCTCCCTCTGCCAGTTCTTCCCTACCTGGCGCAAGAGCAGTCTCTCTGAGTCAGAGAATGCCACCTCCCTCACCACCTTCTAG